From one Lolium rigidum isolate FL_2022 chromosome 4, APGP_CSIRO_Lrig_0.1, whole genome shotgun sequence genomic stretch:
- the LOC124707438 gene encoding dr1-associated corepressor-like: MRKKLDTRFPAPRIKKIMQADEEVGKIALPVPVLVSKALELFLQDLCDRTYNITIKKTVKTVSSSHLKECVHTYEVYDFLKNVVDKVPDLGAPDASPEDKLGKRRKHAEDESEEESKRTRNEAAIQTSNGRGRGRGRGRGRRGGRVAERGTENHDLAQGQFSKPGGLKVEIGDGLSDTTEAREPTPLSNARVSLRNIDLNIDLTEYEEDTVAVQFQPSAPVTVAAAAPAGPSVSPAKEEVKTKDFLDWQLPEMSKMTMDPIQFALSSNPRLEEDEDYDNEE; encoded by the exons ATGAGGAAGAAGCTCGACACCCGCTTCCCCGCG CCTCGGATTAAGAAGATCATGCAAGCAGATGAAGAGGTTGGCAAGATTGCTTTACCTGTACCTGTTCTAGTGT CCAAAGCACTGGAGCTGTTTTTGCAAGACTTGTGTGATAGGACATATAATATTACAATTAAAAAAACGGTCAAGACAGTGAGTTCATCGCATTT GAAAGAGTGCGTCCATACTTATGAGGTGTATGATTTCTTGAAGAATGTAGTCGACAAAGTTCCAGATTTAGGTGCACCTGATGCAAGTCCAGAAGATAAGCTTGGCAAAAGAAG GAAACATGCTGAAGATGAAAGTGAGGAGGAATCGAAGCGGACAAGAAAT GAAGCAGCAATCCAAACAAGCAATGGCAGAGGGCGTGGGAGGGGACGAGGGAGAGGCCGCCGTGGTGGGCGTGTAGCAGAGAGGGGGACCGAAAACCATGATTTAGCTCAGGGCCAGTTTAGCAAGCCAGGAGGCCTAAAGGTAGAGATTGGAGATGGTTTGTCTGACACAACTGAAGCCAGGGAGCCAACCCCTTTGAGCAATGCCAGGGTCTCCTTAAGGAACATTGACTTGAACATAGATCTTACTGAGTATGAGGAGGATACAGTAGCGGTGCAGTTCCAGCCGTCGGCTCCTGTGACAGTCGCGGCTGCAGCTCCTGCAGGACCCTCAGTTTCCCCGGCTAAAGAAGAAGTGAAGACCAAGGATTTCCTCGACTGGCAACTGCCTGAGATGAGCAAGATGACCATGGACCCAATCCAGTTTGCACTGTCATCGAACCCTAGGTTAGAAGAGGATGAGGACTATGACAATGAAGAATGA